Proteins from a single region of Chloroherpeton thalassium ATCC 35110:
- the fusA gene encoding elongation factor G: protein MTTYHPDHIRNIAIAGHAGSGKTMLCEGLALTMGLTTRLGHIEDGNTLSDHAPDEIARRHSVNSSLITGIWREHKLNFIDTPGFTDFHGDVKSAIRVCDTVLLTVNAATGVEVGTDLIWDYAQEFYKPTAFVVTKLDADRADYNKTIDELREHFGTNVVPVQFPAEEGLGHHVLIDVLLMKQFEFSSDQPGAMQVSEIPDLYRKRAQELHHELVESVAETDEALMNKYFEEGSLSEDDLRAGIKHAMVSRTFFPVFCTSPLHLIGTERLLNVFVNIFPTPIERGPEHAIMRDTQEEYLVEPNPEGETVAFIFKTVSEPHIGEISHLRVYSGHIESGHELVDAQTGQPEKLGQIFTMVGHEKKSIDKLLAGDIGVVVKLKDAHTNDTLADKGVGYIIKPVEFPQAVVQIAIKPLAQGDEEKISAGLHHLHEEDPSFQIKHEKEFNQIVLCGLGDTHVETVVRRLKEKFNVEVEVVPLKIPYRETICAIANAQGKFKRQSGGRGQYGDVWIRIEPKARGEGFEFASEVVGGVVPTRYLPAVQKGIEETIVQGVLAGYPVIDVKAIAYDGSHHPVDSSEYAFKVAASMGFKAAFEKAKPILLEPIYKLTVYTPDQFTGEIMGEISSRRGRMQGMDAEGRLQVLLSMMPQAELHTLHSALNRLTQGRARYIYEFSHYEEVPFDIREKLVAEAKLQKAEA, encoded by the coding sequence ATGACAACCTACCATCCTGATCACATCCGCAACATCGCCATCGCTGGACATGCAGGCTCAGGAAAAACCATGCTTTGCGAAGGCTTAGCGCTGACGATGGGGCTGACCACTCGCCTTGGGCATATTGAAGACGGGAACACCCTTTCTGACCACGCACCCGACGAAATTGCCAGAAGGCACAGTGTAAACTCCAGTTTGATTACCGGTATTTGGCGAGAGCATAAGCTGAACTTTATTGATACACCGGGTTTCACGGATTTTCATGGCGATGTTAAATCTGCGATACGGGTTTGCGACACCGTGCTTCTGACAGTCAATGCGGCAACGGGCGTTGAGGTCGGCACCGATCTTATTTGGGATTACGCGCAGGAATTTTATAAACCGACGGCTTTTGTGGTTACCAAGTTGGACGCCGACCGCGCTGACTACAACAAAACCATTGATGAATTGAGAGAACATTTTGGGACAAATGTAGTTCCGGTTCAATTTCCAGCCGAAGAAGGGCTTGGCCATCATGTATTGATCGATGTGCTGTTGATGAAACAGTTTGAGTTTTCATCCGATCAGCCTGGCGCGATGCAAGTCAGCGAGATTCCAGATCTGTATCGCAAGCGCGCGCAGGAACTTCATCACGAGCTGGTTGAAAGTGTTGCAGAAACAGACGAAGCGTTGATGAATAAATATTTTGAGGAAGGTTCACTTTCAGAAGATGATCTTCGGGCGGGCATCAAACATGCGATGGTGTCAAGAACATTTTTCCCTGTTTTTTGTACATCGCCGCTGCATCTTATTGGCACGGAGCGGTTATTAAATGTGTTCGTGAATATTTTCCCAACGCCAATTGAACGCGGCCCCGAACACGCCATCATGCGCGATACGCAGGAAGAGTATCTCGTAGAGCCGAATCCAGAAGGCGAAACCGTGGCATTTATTTTTAAAACAGTTTCCGAACCGCATATCGGGGAAATTTCCCATTTGCGCGTTTATTCCGGGCATATTGAAAGTGGCCATGAATTAGTAGATGCTCAAACCGGGCAGCCGGAAAAGCTCGGTCAAATTTTTACGATGGTTGGCCATGAAAAAAAGTCGATCGATAAATTGCTGGCTGGCGACATCGGCGTTGTGGTTAAACTGAAAGATGCGCATACCAACGACACGCTGGCGGACAAAGGCGTCGGCTATATTATTAAACCGGTTGAATTTCCTCAGGCTGTTGTGCAAATCGCCATCAAGCCGCTTGCGCAAGGCGACGAGGAAAAAATTTCTGCAGGATTGCACCATCTACATGAAGAAGATCCCAGTTTTCAGATTAAGCATGAAAAAGAGTTCAACCAAATTGTGCTTTGCGGACTTGGTGACACCCATGTTGAAACGGTTGTGCGCCGGCTAAAGGAAAAGTTCAATGTAGAAGTGGAAGTTGTGCCGCTAAAAATTCCGTATCGCGAGACCATTTGCGCAATAGCCAACGCGCAAGGAAAATTCAAGCGTCAATCTGGCGGTCGCGGCCAATACGGCGATGTGTGGATTCGGATTGAACCCAAAGCGCGTGGCGAAGGCTTTGAATTTGCAAGCGAGGTGGTCGGCGGTGTTGTTCCAACTCGATATTTGCCAGCGGTTCAAAAAGGTATTGAGGAAACCATTGTGCAGGGCGTTTTGGCTGGCTATCCTGTCATTGATGTGAAAGCGATTGCATACGATGGTTCGCATCACCCAGTTGATAGCTCGGAATATGCCTTTAAAGTGGCGGCCAGCATGGGGTTCAAAGCCGCATTTGAAAAAGCCAAGCCAATTTTGCTCGAACCTATTTACAAGCTGACTGTCTACACGCCCGATCAGTTTACGGGTGAAATTATGGGTGAAATTTCAAGCCGGCGCGGCAGAATGCAAGGCATGGACGCTGAAGGGCGCTTACAAGTGCTGCTGAGCATGATGCCGCAGGCGGAATTGCATACGCTTCATAGCGCGCTCAATCGACTAACGCAAGGACGGGCGCGTTATATTTATGAGTTCAGTCATTATGAAGAAGTTCCGTTTGACATTCGAGAAAAGCTGGTTGCAGAAGCAAAATTGCAAAAGGCTGAGGCTTAG
- a CDS encoding polyprenol monophosphomannose synthase — protein sequence MGKAALKHTNLIGTLESAKQEIPNGKTLVIIPTYNESENINTVIDVVMGLSIEDLDILVVDDNSPDGTGETVKKIAVKNNHLKLIQREGKLGLGTAYVRGFQYAIEHKYDYIMEMDADLSHDPTMIPFFLKAMHDADLVIGSRYMGGEVANVVNWPLRRLVLSKGASIYTRMVTGLPVYDTTAGFKCFRRKVLEAINLDDIHSGGYSFQIEVNFKVWRKGFRIKEIPIVFVDRTVGKSKMSRRIIWEAILMVWRLRLKQLFGKL from the coding sequence ATGGGTAAAGCTGCTCTTAAACACACGAATTTAATCGGCACTCTGGAATCCGCCAAACAAGAGATTCCAAATGGCAAAACACTCGTTATCATTCCCACCTATAATGAATCTGAAAACATCAATACGGTCATCGACGTTGTGATGGGACTGTCCATTGAGGATCTGGATATTCTGGTTGTGGATGATAATTCGCCGGATGGAACAGGTGAAACTGTAAAAAAAATCGCCGTTAAAAACAATCATCTCAAGCTGATCCAACGCGAAGGAAAATTAGGACTCGGCACGGCTTATGTGCGTGGATTCCAATACGCCATTGAGCACAAATATGATTATATCATGGAAATGGATGCCGATTTATCTCACGATCCTACCATGATTCCGTTTTTTCTGAAAGCGATGCACGACGCAGATTTGGTCATCGGCTCGAGATATATGGGCGGCGAAGTCGCCAATGTTGTGAACTGGCCACTTCGCAGGCTGGTGCTTTCCAAAGGTGCGAGCATCTACACGCGCATGGTCACCGGTTTGCCTGTGTACGATACAACAGCAGGGTTTAAGTGCTTTCGTCGTAAGGTTTTAGAAGCTATTAACTTAGATGATATTCACTCTGGTGGCTATTCGTTTCAGATTGAGGTGAACTTTAAAGTTTGGCGAAAAGGCTTTCGGATCAAGGAAATTCCTATCGTTTTTGTGGATAGAACTGTTGGAAAATCAAAAATGTCTCGGAGAATTATTTGGGAAGCCATTTTGATGGTTTGGCGATTGCGGCTTAAGCAACTTTTCGGAAAATTGTGA
- a CDS encoding DUF362 domain-containing protein has product MAATETAPKVKKRVKNKYDIIENLCVGCGLCLDQCPPKVNSIGFKFYGDVQEGGFRCYIDQKSCISCQLCFDADACPSGALVEIRPEGIISDFRFTPEKRLEIYDKPFFER; this is encoded by the coding sequence ATGGCAGCAACAGAAACTGCACCAAAGGTCAAAAAACGGGTAAAAAATAAATATGATATAATTGAAAATCTGTGTGTCGGCTGTGGGTTATGTTTAGACCAGTGCCCGCCTAAGGTGAATTCAATCGGCTTTAAGTTTTATGGTGATGTGCAGGAAGGCGGTTTTCGGTGCTATATTGATCAAAAATCATGTATTTCTTGCCAGCTCTGTTTTGATGCCGACGCTTGCCCATCAGGTGCATTAGTTGAGATTCGCCCAGAAGGCATTATTAGCGATTTCAGATTTACACCTGAAAAACGACTTGAAATTTATGACAAACCGTTTTTTGAACGATAA